A window from Hymenobacter volaticus encodes these proteins:
- a CDS encoding M16 family metallopeptidase, giving the protein MSDYDLYELPNGIRVLHKQVIHTKIAHLGFLLDIGSRDEKPAQQGLAHFWEHMAFKGTEKRKSFHILNRLETVGGELNAYTTKEKICFYASLLSTHFERAFELLTDLTFNSVFPEKEIEKERGVILEEMSMYQDAPEDAIIDDFDDVVFGGHSLGHNILGTRESVSSFQQADFRQFLAENIRTDRLVFSSVSNLPFKEVKRLADKYLAPLPSRLGERPRTAFDGNLRVEKLERKPISQAHCLIGGPAYAINDPRRIPFFMLSNILGGPGMNSRLNLGIREKYGLVYSIDATYSPYTDTGLFGIYFGTEKKQVNRTIALVQKELKRLREQALGTAQLHTSKEQLMGQMAMAEESNGGMMQLLAKSTLDIGRVESINEIFDRVRAVTSSELLELANDILREDNLSVLQYVPE; this is encoded by the coding sequence ATGTCTGATTACGACCTATACGAGCTGCCCAACGGCATCCGAGTTTTGCACAAGCAGGTTATTCACACCAAAATTGCGCACCTCGGCTTTCTGCTCGACATCGGTTCCCGCGACGAAAAGCCGGCCCAACAAGGCTTAGCGCACTTCTGGGAGCACATGGCTTTCAAAGGCACTGAAAAGCGCAAAAGCTTCCACATTCTCAACCGTTTGGAAACCGTGGGGGGTGAGCTGAATGCCTACACCACCAAAGAGAAAATTTGCTTCTACGCCTCGTTGCTCAGCACGCACTTCGAGCGGGCCTTCGAGCTCCTGACCGACCTTACTTTCAACTCGGTTTTTCCAGAAAAGGAAATCGAGAAAGAGCGGGGCGTGATTCTCGAAGAAATGTCCATGTACCAGGACGCGCCCGAGGATGCCATCATCGACGATTTCGATGATGTGGTGTTTGGGGGGCATTCTTTGGGCCACAACATTCTGGGTACGCGCGAAAGTGTCAGCAGCTTTCAGCAGGCGGATTTTCGTCAGTTCTTGGCCGAGAACATCCGCACCGACCGGCTGGTATTCAGCTCGGTCAGCAACCTGCCGTTCAAGGAAGTGAAGCGGCTAGCCGATAAGTACCTGGCGCCGCTGCCCTCCCGGCTCGGAGAGCGGCCCCGTACTGCTTTCGATGGCAACCTGCGGGTAGAGAAATTAGAGCGCAAGCCTATTTCGCAGGCCCACTGCCTGATTGGTGGTCCGGCTTACGCCATCAACGACCCGCGCCGGATTCCATTTTTCATGCTCAGCAACATCCTCGGTGGCCCCGGCATGAACTCCCGCCTGAACCTGGGCATCCGCGAGAAGTATGGCCTCGTCTATAGCATTGACGCCACGTACTCGCCGTACACCGATACGGGGCTGTTTGGCATCTACTTCGGCACCGAGAAAAAGCAAGTGAACCGCACGATTGCGCTGGTACAAAAGGAACTCAAGCGGCTTCGCGAACAGGCCCTGGGCACGGCGCAATTGCACACGTCCAAAGAGCAGCTAATGGGCCAAATGGCTATGGCAGAGGAAAGCAACGGCGGCATGATGCAGCTGTTGGCCAAAAGCACCCTCGACATCGGCCGCGTCGAATCCATCAACGAAATCTTCGACCGAGTCCGCGCTGTCACTTCCTCTGAGCTACTGGAACTCGCCAACGACATTCTACGCGAGGACAACTTGAGTGTACTTCAGTACGTGCCAGAGTAA
- a CDS encoding O-methyltransferase, which translates to MVERVHLHIGTVTEVLPTLAGPWDLVFIDADKINNDTYYELVLPQVTTGGFVLIDNVLWGNKVLDSYPLKPSDKDTRAVRAFNDKVQADPRVENVFLPLRDGLLLVRKL; encoded by the coding sequence TTGGTTGAACGGGTGCATTTGCATATCGGGACCGTGACGGAAGTGCTGCCAACCTTGGCAGGGCCATGGGACTTGGTGTTTATCGATGCCGACAAAATCAACAACGACACCTACTACGAGCTGGTGCTGCCACAGGTAACTACAGGCGGTTTCGTGCTGATTGACAATGTGCTGTGGGGCAATAAAGTGCTCGATTCTTATCCTCTAAAACCTTCCGACAAAGACACCCGTGCCGTTCGAGCCTTCAACGACAAAGTGCAGGCCGACCCCCGGGTTGAGAATGTGTTTTTGCCGTTGCGGGATGGGCTGCTATTGGTTCGGAAGCTCTAA
- a CDS encoding DUF1259 domain-containing protein, whose protein sequence is MHDFQFSRRNWLKTATLATTPVLLGSLPTLPAWAAPTAGKTPALSSVEIAAIEAALGKKGTYVEAQATHTTPLPRNDLKVSIKGEAVPIPFGFGGWVAIKHTLDGKSAMLMSDTVLLQEEVNPLMSAALANGLEVGAVHNHFFYEEPRIFYMHIHGMGSPAELATKFAATLKNSKLLPANQPVASGTSPAQSGNTGTPAATAGPTGKQLFDIAMLDGIVKYQGVVNGPTYKYTIGRADLQCIMMGTEMTAAIGLNSWAAFAGKQADAHIAGDIAMREAEVTSVIKALRANKLEVVAMHNHMLFDEPRMMFLHYYGRGPAAQLAAGFRAALDQLGKPHNSMEGMKH, encoded by the coding sequence ATGCACGACTTCCAGTTTTCCCGTCGCAATTGGCTTAAAACGGCTACCCTAGCAACCACGCCCGTGTTGCTCGGCTCCCTGCCTACGCTCCCCGCCTGGGCCGCCCCCACTGCCGGTAAGACGCCCGCGTTGAGTTCAGTTGAAATTGCCGCTATTGAAGCCGCCCTAGGTAAAAAAGGCACCTACGTCGAAGCGCAAGCCACTCATACCACACCATTGCCGCGCAACGATTTGAAGGTAAGCATCAAGGGAGAAGCGGTGCCTATTCCGTTCGGCTTCGGAGGCTGGGTAGCCATCAAGCATACCCTCGATGGTAAATCGGCCATGCTGATGAGCGACACAGTACTGCTTCAGGAAGAAGTAAACCCGCTGATGTCGGCGGCCCTGGCCAACGGTTTGGAAGTAGGTGCCGTGCACAACCACTTCTTTTACGAGGAGCCACGCATCTTTTACATGCACATCCATGGCATGGGCAGCCCCGCCGAGCTAGCCACTAAGTTTGCGGCCACGCTGAAAAACTCGAAGCTGTTGCCCGCCAATCAGCCCGTAGCTAGTGGTACTTCGCCTGCGCAATCCGGTAACACCGGCACGCCTGCCGCCACCGCTGGTCCAACTGGCAAGCAACTGTTCGACATTGCTATGCTGGATGGCATTGTCAAGTATCAAGGAGTGGTAAACGGTCCAACCTATAAGTACACAATAGGCCGGGCCGACTTGCAGTGCATTATGATGGGTACGGAGATGACCGCGGCCATTGGCCTGAACTCTTGGGCTGCTTTTGCTGGCAAACAAGCCGACGCGCATATTGCCGGTGATATTGCCATGCGGGAAGCGGAGGTTACGTCCGTCATCAAAGCCTTGCGTGCCAACAAGCTGGAGGTGGTAGCTATGCACAACCATATGCTCTTCGACGAGCCGCGCATGATGTTTCTGCACTACTACGGTCGGGGCCCGGCCGCGCAACTAGCTGCCGGTTTCCGCGCCGCCCTCGACCAGCTTGGCAAACCCCACAATTCGATGGAAGGAATGAAGCACTAA
- a CDS encoding chromate resistance protein ChrB domain-containing protein, producing MQWVTREHPKIDRLACPWLIMRFIDPTAEILYVPAQEVVATAAETGAVPFDVPGVEFSHYGPECTFDYFLKKYELTDPALHVLAPIVRGADTDNHGLAPQAAGLWAISAGLAHNICDDQQLLQLGLVLYDALYSWAKHLQGQPHTQQPEEQLLVQVYTAYLQRSKDRTTPPPAWATQLRELIQDHLDTNLSIRLTEAADALQVNPSYLSREFARYFDNLSFGEYIRKLRIEKALELLDASAYSLAEIAYLTGFSDQSHFTRIFKQHTGQSPSEYRKKRQHG from the coding sequence ATGCAGTGGGTCACGCGTGAACATCCTAAAATAGACCGTCTAGCTTGCCCTTGGCTGATTATGCGCTTCATTGACCCTACCGCCGAGATTCTGTATGTGCCAGCGCAGGAGGTAGTAGCAACGGCTGCCGAAACGGGCGCGGTACCCTTCGATGTGCCAGGCGTAGAATTTTCGCACTACGGCCCCGAATGCACTTTCGACTATTTTCTGAAGAAGTACGAGCTAACCGACCCGGCCCTGCACGTATTGGCTCCCATTGTGCGCGGCGCTGACACCGATAACCATGGCCTAGCCCCACAAGCGGCGGGCCTGTGGGCTATTTCGGCGGGTCTGGCCCACAATATCTGCGACGATCAACAGCTGCTTCAGTTGGGCTTAGTGCTCTACGATGCGCTCTACAGTTGGGCCAAGCATCTGCAAGGCCAACCCCATACCCAACAGCCCGAAGAGCAGTTACTAGTGCAGGTATATACTGCCTACCTGCAACGCAGCAAGGACCGAACCACGCCACCCCCCGCCTGGGCCACCCAATTACGCGAGCTTATCCAAGACCACCTCGATACCAACCTAAGCATACGATTGACGGAGGCCGCCGACGCGCTGCAAGTGAATCCGAGCTACCTCTCTCGCGAGTTTGCGCGCTATTTCGATAACCTTTCTTTCGGGGAGTACATTCGCAAACTGCGCATTGAAAAGGCATTGGAACTGCTAGACGCATCGGCCTACTCGCTAGCAGAAATTGCCTACTTAACCGGCTTTTCCGATCAAAGCCACTTCACGCGCATTTTCAAGCAGCACACAGGGCAAAGCCCCTCTGAGTATCGGAAAAAACGGCAGCACGGGTAA
- the chrA gene encoding chromate efflux transporter translates to MTQLLTPVSKPTFTEALRFWLKLGFISFGGPAGQIAIMHTVLVEQKRWISDAKFLHALNYCMLLPGPEAQQLATYIGWLLHGTRGGLVAGILFVLPSVFILLALSLLYVTVGTLPALQGVFAGLKPAVVAVILLAVVKIGQKSLLSPLHYAVAVASFVGIFWLNVPFPLLILGAAAIALAAQRFFPVPATNAAAQVRAAQAEEGYFLTTQTVVPGTGFSGARLLRQVVVAVVLWAMPLGALGVLAPEFSFWRTLSLFFTQAALVTFGGAYAVLPYVAQVSVEKLHWLTQGQMLDGLALGETTPGPLIMVLAFVGFMGGYTHFGGSLALGALGLLTTTYYTFLPCFVFILVGAPLIERTQHNTHLKTVLSIITAAVVGVVLNLAVYLGRAVLFPSGHFELSQLHLPSLLWFMVSVVALYWFKLNLILWIAGSAGVGLLYYLLTS, encoded by the coding sequence ATGACTCAACTTCTGACTCCCGTATCCAAACCGACGTTCACGGAAGCCTTGCGCTTTTGGCTGAAGCTCGGCTTTATCAGTTTCGGTGGGCCGGCGGGCCAAATAGCCATCATGCACACGGTGCTGGTGGAGCAAAAGCGCTGGATTTCCGACGCCAAATTTTTGCACGCCCTCAACTACTGTATGCTGTTGCCTGGCCCCGAAGCGCAGCAGTTGGCTACATACATCGGCTGGCTGCTGCACGGCACGCGCGGCGGCTTGGTTGCCGGCATCCTGTTTGTGTTGCCTTCGGTGTTTATCCTGCTGGCTTTGAGCTTGCTGTACGTTACGGTGGGTACGCTGCCCGCTTTGCAGGGAGTATTTGCGGGTTTGAAGCCAGCCGTGGTGGCTGTCATTCTGCTGGCGGTGGTCAAGATTGGCCAGAAGTCGTTGCTAAGTCCGTTGCACTACGCGGTGGCGGTAGCGAGCTTCGTGGGCATCTTTTGGCTAAACGTGCCTTTCCCGTTGCTGATTTTGGGAGCAGCAGCTATTGCTTTGGCGGCGCAGCGGTTTTTTCCAGTACCAGCAACTAATGCAGCAGCACAGGTCCGGGCAGCGCAGGCCGAGGAAGGCTATTTTCTGACCACCCAAACTGTAGTGCCCGGCACCGGGTTTTCGGGGGCGCGCTTGCTGCGCCAGGTAGTAGTGGCCGTAGTCTTGTGGGCAATGCCGTTAGGTGCGCTGGGCGTATTAGCTCCGGAGTTTTCTTTCTGGCGCACGCTGAGTTTGTTTTTCACGCAAGCTGCCCTCGTCACCTTTGGCGGGGCCTACGCCGTGCTGCCTTACGTGGCGCAGGTGAGCGTCGAGAAGTTGCACTGGCTCACACAAGGCCAGATGCTGGATGGGCTGGCTCTCGGCGAAACCACACCGGGGCCGCTTATTATGGTGCTGGCTTTCGTGGGTTTTATGGGCGGCTACACACACTTCGGGGGCTCGTTAGCATTGGGCGCGCTGGGACTGCTCACCACCACGTACTATACTTTTCTGCCTTGCTTCGTCTTCATTCTTGTTGGCGCCCCGCTTATTGAGCGTACCCAACACAACACCCACCTGAAGACTGTGCTAAGTATTATCACGGCGGCGGTGGTGGGGGTAGTATTGAACTTGGCTGTTTACCTGGGCCGCGCCGTGCTGTTTCCGAGCGGGCACTTCGAGCTGAGCCAACTGCACCTGCCTAGCTTGCTCTGGTTCATGGTGTCGGTGGTGGCGCTGTACTGGTTCAAGCTAAACCTGATCCTTTGGATTGCTGGTAGTGCCGGCGTTGGTTTGCTGTATTACTTGCTAACTAGCTAA
- a CDS encoding O-methyltransferase: MPDDEIQRYADQHTSPESTLLAKLNRETHVQLLHARMLSGHAQGRLLSMISHMVRPRRVLELGTFTGYAALCLAEGLAPGGELHTIEFNPS, translated from the coding sequence ATGCCCGACGACGAAATCCAACGCTACGCCGACCAACACACCAGCCCGGAATCGACGCTGCTGGCGAAGCTCAACCGCGAGACACACGTGCAGCTGCTGCACGCGCGGATGCTTTCGGGGCACGCGCAGGGGCGGCTGCTGAGCATGATCAGCCACATGGTGCGGCCGCGGCGGGTGTTGGAACTGGGCACGTTTACGGGCTATGCAGCTTTGTGCCTCGCCGAAGGCTTAGCACCCGGTGGTGAACTGCACACCATCGAATTTAACCCGAGCTAG
- a CDS encoding glycosyltransferase family 9 protein, with the protein MPTARSSAVLLIQTAFIGDVILASALLDYLHRTEPDTPVDFLVRKGNESLLQQHPHVRHVLIWDKKQSKYKGLWHLLQQIRATRYSRVITLQRFASTGFLTAFSGAPERVGFQKNPFAFGFTRALPHVIGGGVHEVSRNLHLLDPAYRGPVVPPRLYPSPTDEAAAAPYTTQGPYLCIAPTSVWFTKQFPQEQWLKLLAALPFQYRVYLLGGPPDVEACEELLRVSNRPNVVNLAGKLSLLASAALMRGAVLNYVNDSAPMHLCSAVGAPTCAVYCSTVPDFGFGPLSPFSRVVEIPGGLECRPCGLHGYQKCPLNHFNCAHGIETSQLLAVLAEAELHAADSSQAGASSGQSSGSLTLS; encoded by the coding sequence ATGCCCACTGCCCGTTCCAGTGCTGTTCTGCTCATCCAAACTGCCTTCATCGGCGACGTAATTCTGGCCTCTGCCCTGCTGGATTACCTGCACCGGACCGAGCCCGATACGCCCGTCGATTTCTTGGTACGCAAAGGCAACGAAAGCTTATTGCAGCAGCACCCGCACGTGCGCCACGTACTGATCTGGGACAAAAAGCAGAGCAAATACAAGGGATTATGGCACCTATTGCAGCAAATTAGGGCCACACGTTACAGCCGCGTTATCACGCTCCAGCGCTTTGCTTCCACTGGTTTTCTAACCGCTTTTTCGGGGGCGCCCGAGCGAGTCGGTTTTCAGAAAAACCCGTTTGCATTCGGTTTTACGCGGGCATTGCCGCACGTTATTGGTGGTGGAGTACACGAGGTATCGCGCAACCTGCACCTGCTCGACCCCGCGTACCGGGGCCCGGTAGTGCCGCCCCGGCTATACCCCTCCCCCACCGACGAAGCAGCGGCCGCGCCTTACACCACGCAAGGCCCCTACCTGTGCATTGCGCCCACTTCGGTGTGGTTTACCAAGCAGTTTCCCCAAGAGCAATGGTTGAAACTGTTGGCGGCGCTGCCCTTTCAATACCGCGTGTACTTACTCGGTGGCCCTCCCGACGTAGAAGCTTGTGAGGAATTGTTGCGCGTTAGCAACCGCCCGAATGTGGTCAACTTGGCTGGTAAGCTCTCTTTGCTGGCTTCGGCAGCCCTCATGCGTGGGGCCGTGCTCAACTACGTCAACGACTCGGCGCCCATGCACCTGTGCTCGGCGGTGGGCGCGCCTACCTGCGCCGTGTATTGCTCTACCGTGCCAGATTTCGGGTTCGGCCCCTTGAGCCCTTTTTCGCGAGTGGTGGAAATTCCGGGCGGTTTGGAATGCCGGCCGTGTGGGCTACATGGCTACCAGAAATGCCCACTCAACCACTTTAACTGCGCCCACGGCATCGAAACTTCACAGCTGCTGGCCGTGCTGGCAGAAGCCGAGTTGCACGCGGCCGACAGTAGTCAGGCTGGGGCGTCTTCTGGGCAAAGCTCCGGCAGTCTAACCCTTTCGTAA
- a CDS encoding YDG/SRA domain-containing protein — protein MRVFGHVGTYRPGDLFANRLELSLTGLHKPRRAGVSGSQAEGADSIVLAGAYEDDAFSEDEIIYSGSGGRDLQTGKQVTDQEMIGRNLALRRSQEMGLPVRVFQRIPHPTGDCFRYEGLYRIVSHEFARGKSGFQVLLFRLVPITN, from the coding sequence ATGCGCGTTTTCGGGCATGTAGGCACCTATCGACCGGGCGACCTTTTTGCCAATCGTCTGGAATTGAGCTTGACGGGGTTGCATAAGCCCCGGCGGGCAGGCGTAAGCGGCAGCCAAGCCGAAGGCGCCGATTCTATTGTGCTGGCAGGTGCTTACGAAGACGATGCGTTCAGCGAAGACGAAATCATCTATTCTGGCAGCGGTGGGCGCGATTTGCAAACCGGCAAGCAAGTCACCGACCAGGAGATGATAGGCAGGAATTTGGCGTTGCGGCGCAGCCAAGAAATGGGGCTGCCCGTGCGCGTATTCCAGCGCATACCCCACCCAACCGGCGACTGTTTCCGCTACGAGGGTCTCTACCGTATTGTCAGCCACGAGTTTGCACGCGGCAAGTCTGGTTTTCAAGTACTACTATTTCGGTTGGTGCCAATTACGAATTAG
- a CDS encoding TonB-dependent receptor — protein MPHRFLLFVLLLLLGLGTARAQTSAISGRIVDASNQSPLIGANVLLRGLTADSLKNGAAADVNGNFTVSGLAPGRYQLTISFLGYQTLQRQLTLTTQPLALGVLALGTGGVALKGVEVVGKAAAAVQKGDTSQFNAGSFKTNPDANAQDLITKMPGVTVDPTSGKVQAQGEQVQRVLVDGKEFFGNDPDAVLKNIPAEVIDKIQVYDRASDQAQFTGFDDGNQQKTINIVTKPQFRNGQFGRVLAGYGPKDDRYRLSGNLNSFKGKQRMSIVAQSNNINEQNFGTEDLLGVVGSSGGGGGGRGGRGGGGGNQGGGGNNAGDFLVNQSGGISKTHAIGLNYSNSWGRKTDVTSSYFFNLSDNTASTNLLRRYVAPVDRPLDQRYNENSLSTSRNINNRFNLRLEHRIDSANSIIWQPRLSVQRNTGNSLLEGRTYQVNEGEPEFTQGSNNSSYRSALTGITAANQLQFRHRFAKRGRTLSLGVNTTYNTKDGNNTLLSTTESTRDLTTNTTSLNQFSELDQTGWAWNGNLNYTEPISQYSQLQAEYRVSYTPNQSDKRTYDYVLGEEAYTSLNDTLSSVFKSRYLTNAGGLTYRYQNKELQWNVGATVQHAQLRSDQEFPRPALTERSFLNVLPNAMLRYNFSRQQNLRFFYRVNTNPPGISQLQEVVNNSNPLQLTTGNPNLRQATQHNFNIRYSSAVPEKSTSFFVALNGSLTNNYITNSTIYATDEPLNVGGVVIPVGGQLTRPVNLDQQYSLRSFANYSLPLSFIKSNLNLNANIGYSQTPGLVFEELNYSRTPSGGLGVVLSSNISPELDFTISSNSSQNYVRNSLQQQLNRQYFRQNTSLRFSWIIVKGVTVQSDVNHQYYSGLSAGYNQSFVLWNASIGKKFMAKNQAEIKLYAFDLLGQNNSIQVNNTSAYTEDVRSNILQRYLMLMFTYNIRSFAGNGRSDALPGEDRQRQPGNFRPEGGFRRDGGNPPVGGGFGPPGGGM, from the coding sequence ATGCCTCATCGTTTTCTACTCTTTGTCTTACTGCTATTATTAGGTTTGGGGACTGCTCGGGCGCAAACAAGCGCTATTAGCGGGCGTATCGTAGATGCATCTAATCAGTCGCCGCTTATTGGGGCCAACGTGCTGCTACGCGGCCTAACCGCCGATTCGTTGAAGAACGGCGCGGCAGCCGACGTGAATGGCAACTTCACCGTTTCGGGCTTGGCGCCGGGCCGCTATCAGCTAACTATATCGTTTTTAGGCTACCAGACCTTGCAGCGCCAGCTCACGCTCACCACTCAGCCGCTTGCGCTAGGCGTGTTGGCACTCGGTACCGGCGGGGTAGCGCTGAAAGGTGTGGAAGTGGTAGGCAAAGCGGCCGCCGCCGTTCAGAAAGGCGATACGTCGCAGTTCAACGCTGGCTCATTCAAAACCAACCCCGACGCCAACGCGCAAGACCTCATCACCAAAATGCCCGGCGTGACCGTGGACCCCACTTCGGGTAAGGTACAAGCGCAGGGCGAACAGGTGCAACGAGTGCTGGTGGATGGCAAAGAGTTTTTCGGCAATGACCCCGACGCTGTGTTGAAGAATATTCCGGCCGAGGTTATCGACAAAATTCAGGTGTACGACCGCGCCTCCGACCAAGCCCAATTTACTGGCTTCGACGATGGCAACCAGCAGAAAACCATCAACATCGTAACCAAGCCGCAGTTTCGGAATGGGCAATTTGGCCGGGTGCTAGCTGGCTACGGCCCCAAGGACGACCGGTACCGGCTGAGCGGCAACCTGAATTCGTTTAAGGGCAAGCAGCGCATGTCGATTGTAGCTCAGAGCAACAATATCAATGAGCAGAACTTTGGCACCGAAGATTTGCTAGGCGTGGTGGGCAGTTCAGGCGGCGGTGGCGGCGGCCGTGGGGGCCGTGGCGGCGGAGGTGGCAACCAAGGTGGGGGCGGCAATAACGCCGGCGACTTCTTGGTGAACCAGTCAGGCGGTATTTCTAAAACCCACGCCATCGGCTTGAACTACTCCAACTCCTGGGGCCGCAAAACTGACGTTACGAGTAGTTACTTCTTCAACCTGAGCGACAACACGGCTTCTACCAACCTGCTGCGGCGCTACGTGGCTCCCGTGGACCGCCCCCTCGACCAACGCTACAACGAAAACTCGCTTTCGACCAGCCGCAACATCAACAACCGCTTCAACTTGCGCCTGGAGCACCGCATCGACTCGGCAAACTCCATTATCTGGCAGCCACGCTTGTCGGTGCAGCGCAATACCGGCAACAGCCTATTGGAAGGCCGCACCTATCAGGTGAATGAAGGCGAGCCCGAATTCACGCAGGGCAGCAACAACAGCAGCTACCGCTCGGCCCTGACTGGCATTACGGCGGCTAACCAGCTCCAATTTCGGCACCGCTTTGCCAAGCGTGGCCGCACGCTTTCGTTGGGCGTGAACACCACTTACAACACCAAGGACGGCAACAATACCCTGCTCTCCACCACCGAGTCTACCCGCGACTTAACCACCAATACCACTTCGCTGAATCAGTTTTCTGAACTCGACCAGACTGGTTGGGCCTGGAACGGCAACCTCAACTACACAGAGCCCATCAGCCAGTACAGCCAGTTGCAGGCCGAGTACCGCGTTTCCTACACGCCCAATCAATCTGATAAGCGCACCTACGACTACGTCCTCGGCGAAGAAGCCTATACTTCTCTGAATGACACGCTTAGTAGCGTATTCAAGAGCCGCTACCTGACCAATGCTGGGGGCCTGACGTACCGCTACCAAAACAAGGAGTTGCAATGGAACGTGGGGGCCACCGTGCAGCACGCCCAACTCCGCAGCGACCAAGAATTTCCGCGGCCGGCCCTCACGGAGCGCTCTTTCCTAAACGTGCTGCCCAACGCCATGCTGCGCTACAACTTTTCGCGGCAGCAGAATCTGCGGTTTTTCTACCGCGTGAATACCAACCCACCGGGTATTAGTCAGTTGCAGGAAGTGGTAAACAACTCCAATCCGTTGCAGCTCACTACCGGCAACCCCAACCTGCGCCAAGCCACACAGCACAACTTCAATATTCGTTACTCGTCGGCAGTGCCCGAGAAGTCGACTTCGTTTTTTGTGGCCCTCAACGGCTCGCTCACTAACAACTACATCACTAACAGCACCATCTACGCCACCGACGAACCCCTAAACGTGGGGGGCGTGGTGATTCCGGTGGGCGGCCAGCTAACCCGGCCTGTCAACTTGGATCAGCAGTATTCGCTCCGGTCGTTTGCCAACTACAGCTTGCCGCTGTCATTCATCAAGTCCAACCTCAACCTGAACGCCAACATTGGCTACTCGCAGACTCCGGGGTTAGTGTTCGAGGAATTGAACTACAGCCGCACGCCATCCGGTGGCTTAGGTGTGGTGCTGAGCAGCAACATCAGTCCGGAGTTGGACTTCACTATTTCGTCGAACTCCAGCCAGAACTACGTGCGCAACAGCTTGCAGCAGCAACTCAACCGCCAGTACTTCCGGCAAAACACGTCGTTGCGCTTCTCCTGGATTATCGTGAAAGGCGTGACCGTGCAATCTGATGTCAACCACCAATACTACAGTGGGCTCTCGGCGGGTTACAACCAAAGTTTCGTGTTGTGGAATGCCTCTATCGGCAAGAAGTTTATGGCCAAGAATCAGGCGGAAATCAAGTTATACGCTTTCGATTTGCTAGGTCAAAACAACAGCATTCAAGTAAACAACACCTCGGCTTACACCGAAGATGTACGTTCCAACATTTTGCAGCGCTACCTAATGCTGATGTTCACCTACAACATCCGCAGCTTCGCCGGCAACGGCCGCTCCGACGCGTTGCCCGGCGAGGACCGGCAGCGGCAGCCCGGTAATTTCCGGCCCGAAGGCGGCTTTCGGCGCGACGGCGGCAACCCTCCCGTCGGTGGCGGTTTTGGCCCGCCCGGTGGCGGCATGTAG